One genomic segment of Brachionichthys hirsutus isolate HB-005 chromosome 13, CSIRO-AGI_Bhir_v1, whole genome shotgun sequence includes these proteins:
- the prdm1b gene encoding PR domain zinc finger protein 1, translating to MKLESMQGDMSRWKEMDFALNCTYIVPDQVSDPSFSLPKAMTSIPRNLTFEYSTDNEVTGVFSKEYIPQGTRFGPLQGDIYTKDNVPKQANRKYFWRIYSGGELQNFVDGYDIHRSNWMRYVNPARSLAEQNLVACQNSEDIYFYTIRPVEPNQELLVWYSQEFAQRLCSQQVPMKNKCCSDEDRECDYTKRHLPQQTCFKDGAKELVKEERDGNEEQKIDVEMLERDTPPVTPDEQIVDFSKKVDEEVKSDKDQKDWGNILTLQSDHREAEIGSNQSYLLDSHPALSSPQGNLPLHLHGLYSHREGLISSYPIYPQSRPLHPTYPLLSHYSPHYPRLLLPSYSPPFPGMLPSRGSLRYSSYLGTDGLPYPPIGQPNLLPMSLPYPASPQGGLKELTPNVSPPRGAPATPDLSPLPKPTSQQQSPDQSPPGCEEAMNLSLATAKSNTAPRNGPGHRSLPYPLKKQNGKIKYECNICSKTFGQLSNLKVHLRVHSGERPFQCNLCKKSFTQLAHLQKHHLVHTGEKPHECQVCHKRFSSTSNLKTHLRLHSGEKPYQCKLCNTKFTQYIHLKLHRRLHSSRDRHYHCRLCSHAFFHHFSLRIHQHNCCLANLSSSVNIHIKEMVEQFDASQEADTLTETATALQVEEAVEQWLARTLEGEGKEDQKEATMLLKALTSAINTPSMPVAQSAISASHHSLPTAYQERASVVHLHKHPAVKTEGQ from the exons ATGAAGCTGGAAAGCATGCAAGGTGACATGAGCAGGTGGAAAGAGATGGACTTTGCCCTCAACTGCACCTACATTGTTCCAGACCAGGTATCTGACCCCAGCTTCAGCTTGCCCAAAGCCATGACATCCATCCCACGCAACCTCACCTTTGAATACAGCACAGACAATGAG gTGACAGGTGTGTTCAGCAAAGAGTACATCCCTCAGGGAACACGTTTTGGACCCCTGCAAGGAGACATCTACACCAAAGACAATGTCCCCAAACAGGCCAACAGGAAATACTTCTGGAGG ATTTATAGCGGCGGGGAGCTTCAGAACTTCGTCGATGGCTATGACATCCATAGGAGCAACTGGATGCGTTACGTCAACCCAGCCCGATCTCTGGCCGAACAGAACCTGGTGGCGTGCCAGAACAGCGAGGACATCTACTTCTACACCATCCGACCAGTGGAGCCCaaccaggagctgctggtgtgGTACAGCCAGGAGTTTGCCCAGAGGCTCTGCAGCCAGCAGGTTCCCATGAAGAACA AATGTTGTTCTGATGAAGATCGCGAGTGCGATTACACCAAACGGCACCTACCTCAGCAGACGTGCTTTAAAGACGGAGCAAAGGAGCTGGTaaaagaggagagggatggaAATGAAGAGCAGAAAATAGATGTGGAGATGTTAGAGAGAGACACTCCGCCTGTCACTCCTGATGAGCAAATCGTGGACTTCAGCAAAAAGGTTGACGAGGAGGTGAAGAGTGACAAAGATCAAAAAGACTGGGGGAACATTCTTACCCTTCAGTCCGACCACAGAGAGGCCGAAATCGGCTCAAATCAATCATATCTACTCGATTCCCATCCTGCCCTCTCATCTCCTCAGGGAAATCTCCCTCTTCACCTCCATGGCCTCTACAGCCACAGGGAGGGCCTTATTTCATCATACCCCATTTATCCCCAGTCCCGACCCCTTCACCCCACTTACCCGCTCCTTTCACATTACAGCCCCCACTATCCTCGCCTTCTCCTGCCCTCATACTCCCCTCCGTTTCCCGGGATGCTGCCCTCAAGGGGATCTCTCCGATACAGCAGCTACCTGGGCACAGACGGACTTCCGTATCCTCCCATCGGCCAGCCTAATCTACTTCCTATGTCCCTTCCATACCCTGCGTCTCCACAGGGGGGGCTGAAAGAATTAACCCCAAATGTGTCACCACCACGAGGTGCCCCAGCAACCCCAGACCTCTCCCCACTGCCAAAGCCCACCAGTCAGCAACAGTCTCCCGACCAGTCCCCCCCTGGTTGCGAAGAAGCCATGAATCTTAGCCTGGCTACAGCCAAAAGCAACACAGCACCACGCAACGGCCCGGGCCACAGATCTCTTCCCTACCCACTGAAGAAGCAGAATGGAAAGATCAAGTATGAATGCAATATCTGCTCCAAGACTTTCGGACAGCTCTCCAACCTCAAG GTCCATCTTCGAGTGCACAGCGGCGAGAGACCCTTCCAGTGCAACCTTTGTAAAAAGAGTTTCACTCAGCTCGCCCACCTCCAGAAGCATCACCTGGTCCACACAGGGGAAAAGCCACATGAATGCCAG GTGTGTCACAAACGCTTCAGCAGTACCAGCAACTTGAAAACGCACCTGCGGCTCCACTCTGGAGAGAAACCTTACCAGTGCAAGCTGTGCAACACCAAATTCACCCAATATATCCACCTGAAACTGCACCGCCGTCTCCACAGCAGCCGTGACCGCCACTACCACTGCCGGCTGTGCTCCCACGCCTTCTTCCATCACTTCTCCCTCCGCATACACCAGCACAACTGCTGCTTGGCGAACCTCAGCTCTTCTGTTAACATACACATAAAAGAAATGGTGGAGCAGTTTGACGCCAGCCAAGAGGCCGACACGCTCACGGAGACGGCAACGGCGCTACAGGTGGAGGAAGCCGTGGAGCAGTGGCTGGCTCGCACTTTGGAGGGTGAAGGGAAAGAGGACCAGAAGGAGGCCACCATGCTACTGAAAGCGCTGACGTCGGCTATTAACACACCATCAATGCCTGTGGCCCAATCAGCAATATCAGCTTCACACCACAGCCTTCCAACGGCCTATCAGGAGAGGGCCAGTGTTGTTCATCTCCACAAACACCCAGCAGTGAAGACAGAAGGACAGTGA